A stretch of the Haloplanus aerogenes genome encodes the following:
- a CDS encoding DUF5808 domain-containing protein yields the protein MVDKPQSGSILGIPYNFERPSLGRLLSAHWKPGEGMVVEKPFGIGYTLNLANWRSWIVVLVAGALLWQERGGRDGLDTDDDTDDPVEVIVDD from the coding sequence ATGGTCGACAAGCCGCAGTCAGGATCGATTCTCGGTATCCCGTACAACTTCGAACGCCCGAGCCTCGGCCGCCTGCTCTCCGCGCACTGGAAGCCCGGCGAGGGCATGGTCGTCGAGAAGCCCTTCGGCATCGGCTACACGCTCAACCTGGCGAACTGGCGCTCGTGGATCGTCGTCCTCGTCGCCGGCGCCCTCCTCTGGCAGGAACGTGGCGGCCGCGACGGCCTCGACACCGACGACGACACCGACGACCCCGTCGAAGTCATCGTCGACGACTGA
- a CDS encoding DUF5787 family protein, which yields MIHDNRDSVSEYAFELALCTHLERTREWVLGRQIGASVADPGARIVDVCAVVPGPAFDRRAAITNETIPPRAIESGVGPGRAVDPSDAFDCAPGHARRIADRAVEVGFFEAERRGSRRHVRATTRYPDWFDRLIGIENKPDLGRPGDLQRQLRCDTALGLFDISILATESYVTGAHLNRIPESVGVWRFVDGDLTVVREPTPLDPSTPGIEPLAEHPLRTDVAVVSAAEKARKRRAIAERAYGKGWRPRDYPGCASMCPTADGRPHCAAFDRVVDPASECGKSCSRFDPADPPAVDRAALRDDRTPWVADPEGVRRRQTGLDRFT from the coding sequence ATGATTCACGACAATCGCGACAGCGTGTCGGAGTACGCGTTCGAACTCGCGCTCTGTACCCACCTCGAACGAACCCGTGAGTGGGTACTCGGCCGGCAGATCGGCGCCTCGGTCGCCGACCCCGGCGCCCGGATCGTCGACGTCTGTGCGGTGGTCCCCGGCCCTGCGTTCGACCGCCGCGCCGCGATCACGAACGAGACGATTCCGCCGCGAGCCATCGAGAGCGGCGTGGGGCCCGGCCGCGCCGTCGACCCTTCCGACGCCTTCGACTGCGCGCCCGGTCACGCTCGCCGTATCGCCGACCGCGCCGTCGAGGTCGGCTTCTTCGAGGCCGAACGCCGCGGGAGTCGCCGGCACGTCCGCGCGACGACCCGCTACCCCGACTGGTTCGACCGCCTGATCGGCATCGAGAACAAACCCGACCTCGGGCGCCCCGGCGACCTCCAGCGACAACTCCGGTGTGACACCGCGCTCGGTCTCTTCGACATCTCCATCCTCGCGACCGAGAGCTACGTGACCGGCGCGCACCTGAACCGTATCCCGGAGTCGGTGGGCGTCTGGCGGTTCGTCGACGGCGACCTCACCGTCGTCCGCGAACCGACGCCGCTCGATCCGTCGACGCCGGGGATCGAACCGCTCGCGGAGCACCCGCTCCGGACCGACGTGGCGGTCGTCTCGGCGGCCGAAAAGGCGCGGAAGCGCCGCGCCATCGCCGAACGCGCCTACGGCAAGGGATGGCGACCACGCGACTATCCCGGGTGTGCGTCGATGTGTCCGACTGCGGACGGCCGCCCCCACTGTGCCGCGTTCGACCGCGTCGTCGATCCTGCGAGCGAGTGCGGCAAGTCGTGTTCCCGGTTCGACCCCGCCGATCCGCCCGCCGTCGACCGGGCGGCGTTGCGCGACGACCGGACGCCGTGGGTTGCCGATCCCGAAGGCGTCCGGCGCCGACAGACGGGGCTGGATCGGTTCACCTGA
- a CDS encoding MBL fold metallo-hydrolase, with the protein MRVTLLGTGDTTGTPTVGCDCDTCERARELGVERSRFSVHVENERTGESLLIDFSPDFRHQFLTQDVPLPDAALVTHIHFDHLDGLGNAYRLFDDLPVHATGEVDPVTDESVAGTIRRKYDYLDRVSVHDHAPNERFRVCGLDVRFVPVDHPPLLCYGVVVEDPETGAKCSLTGDTSYGIPEASRDALAAPDLLLADAIVPASSAEHHPFGGKHHDDEGVPRTFGTKHMTREGALDLAADLDAERTRLVHLAHYYPADEAFEEPLAVDGEQYDL; encoded by the coding sequence ATGCGGGTGACGCTACTCGGGACGGGAGACACGACGGGCACACCGACCGTGGGTTGTGACTGCGACACCTGCGAACGGGCACGCGAACTCGGCGTCGAACGCTCGCGCTTCTCCGTCCACGTCGAGAACGAGCGGACCGGCGAATCGCTTCTGATCGACTTCAGCCCCGACTTCCGCCACCAGTTTCTCACACAGGACGTGCCACTGCCCGACGCCGCGCTGGTGACGCACATCCACTTCGACCACCTCGACGGGTTAGGCAACGCCTACCGCCTGTTCGACGACCTGCCCGTCCACGCGACTGGCGAGGTTGACCCCGTGACCGACGAGAGCGTCGCGGGCACCATCCGCCGGAAGTACGACTACCTCGACCGGGTGAGCGTCCACGATCATGCCCCGAACGAACGCTTCCGCGTCTGTGGGCTGGACGTACGGTTCGTCCCCGTCGACCACCCACCGCTCCTGTGTTACGGCGTCGTCGTCGAGGACCCCGAGACGGGCGCGAAATGTTCGCTCACCGGCGACACGAGTTACGGCATCCCCGAGGCGTCGCGGGACGCACTGGCGGCTCCCGACCTCCTCCTCGCTGACGCCATCGTCCCCGCATCGTCGGCCGAACACCACCCGTTCGGCGGCAAACACCACGACGACGAAGGGGTACCGCGGACGTTCGGGACGAAACACATGACCCGCGAGGGGGCGCTCGACCTCGCAGCCGACCTCGACGCCGAGCGGACGCGGTTGGTCCACCTCGCACACTACTATCCGGCCGACGAGGCGTTCGAGGAACCGCTGGCCGTCGACGGCGAGCAGTACGACCTTTAA
- a CDS encoding ABC transporter ATP-binding protein gives MMLTIDALNVSYGETRIINDLSLNCSDDEILAVLGRNGMGKTTLLRAIAGVLESDSGTITFDGEDVTDSPPHERARRGITLIPQGREIFPDLTVDENLQMGTYAATGRTPLDRERVYEYFPILEERLEQKGGTLSGGQQQMLAIGRGLVTNPELILLDEPSEGIQPSIVKQIGEILPEIHRKEDVPVVIVEQNIELVSSVADRGYIIENGRIVEEGDIRRLQDEGLIQKHIGI, from the coding sequence ATGATGCTTACAATCGACGCGCTAAACGTATCGTACGGGGAGACACGGATCATCAACGATCTCTCGCTGAACTGCAGCGACGACGAGATCCTCGCGGTGCTCGGACGCAACGGGATGGGGAAGACGACGCTCCTTCGCGCGATCGCGGGCGTCCTCGAATCCGACTCGGGGACAATCACTTTCGACGGTGAGGATGTGACCGACAGCCCCCCACACGAGCGTGCACGGCGCGGGATCACCCTGATCCCACAAGGGCGAGAGATCTTCCCGGATCTCACCGTCGACGAGAACCTCCAAATGGGAACCTACGCCGCTACCGGCCGAACACCGCTCGACCGCGAGCGAGTGTACGAGTATTTCCCGATCCTCGAGGAACGGCTCGAACAGAAAGGCGGGACGCTCAGCGGCGGGCAACAGCAGATGCTGGCCATCGGACGTGGACTGGTGACGAACCCCGAACTCATCCTCCTCGACGAACCGTCCGAAGGAATCCAGCCGTCGATCGTCAAGCAGATCGGCGAGATTCTGCCGGAGATTCACCGAAAGGAAGACGTGCCCGTGGTCATCGTCGAACAGAACATCGAACTCGTGTCTTCAGTCGCCGATCGGGGGTACATCATCGAGAACGGCCGGATCGTCGAAGAGGGCGATATCCGCCGACTGCAGGACGAAGGACTCATCCAGAAGCACATCGGTATCTGA
- a CDS encoding ATP-binding cassette domain-containing protein: protein MSTILQTDNLVKEFDGVVATDNLNYEMEKGDIECVIGPNGAGKTTFFNLITGAIKPDSGTVYFDGDDITGQSINEIARRGMVRKYQTPSVYNEMSVRRNIRIAFGEDKPPNADERLTELLDLIGLTERVDETAGKLDHGTKQWLEIGMVLANDPQLILLDEPTAGMTTEETMKTADLITSINDAEGVSIIAIEHDIEFVRQLSSTVTVLHQGSVLAQGSVEDIESNEEVQNVYLGSG from the coding sequence GTGAGCACGATCCTACAGACCGACAACCTCGTCAAGGAGTTCGACGGCGTCGTCGCGACGGATAATCTCAACTACGAGATGGAAAAGGGCGACATAGAATGTGTCATCGGTCCGAACGGTGCCGGTAAGACGACGTTTTTCAATCTCATCACCGGCGCTATCAAGCCCGACTCCGGCACCGTCTACTTCGACGGCGACGACATCACGGGCCAGAGCATCAACGAAATCGCCCGCCGAGGAATGGTCCGGAAGTACCAGACACCCTCGGTGTACAACGAAATGAGCGTTCGGCGCAACATCCGAATTGCGTTCGGCGAGGACAAGCCACCGAACGCCGACGAGCGACTGACGGAGCTACTCGATCTGATCGGACTGACCGAACGCGTCGACGAAACGGCCGGAAAGCTCGATCACGGCACGAAACAGTGGCTCGAGATCGGGATGGTACTGGCGAACGATCCACAGCTCATCCTCCTCGACGAGCCGACAGCCGGAATGACGACCGAAGAGACGATGAAGACCGCGGATCTGATCACCTCGATCAACGACGCCGAAGGGGTCTCCATCATTGCCATCGAACACGACATCGAGTTCGTCCGCCAACTCTCCTCGACGGTCACTGTTCTCCATCAGGGGTCAGTGCTCGCGCAGGGTAGCGTCGAAGATATCGAATCGAACGAGGAAGTGCAGAACGTGTACTTGGGGAGTGGATGA
- a CDS encoding branched-chain amino acid ABC transporter permease — protein MSYIDRTKGALYQASMSEKVLLGATVVGLFLPVVLQPYLAFLAAQYYLFSLMALSLGLLWGYVGILSFGQAAFFGLGAYVMAWSFKYTFVPGLNPAYVALVLAPLVTGAIAAILGWFLFYSDVKDVYFVIITLALSVILEQLAVSVSSIFGGFNGIYLPRMAVSIPGVFSYQLANDRVFYYVAFAALVGGYALCRRIVRSDFGETLLAIKENEERTKSLGYNTARYKTQVFTVSGALAGIAGALYATLSQFVSPPLTGFVLSTEVVIWVAVGGRNLLLGAITGGLLVNAASTGLSSALADRYILILGLIFIAVVVTFKKGVVGYLAERYDWGEKL, from the coding sequence ATGTCGTATATCGATCGAACGAAAGGGGCATTGTACCAAGCGTCGATGTCGGAGAAAGTGTTGTTGGGCGCGACTGTCGTCGGGCTCTTCCTGCCGGTCGTACTCCAGCCATATCTGGCCTTCCTCGCGGCCCAGTACTACTTGTTCTCGCTCATGGCATTGAGCCTCGGCCTCCTCTGGGGGTACGTCGGTATCCTCAGCTTCGGGCAGGCCGCATTCTTCGGACTCGGGGCGTACGTCATGGCGTGGTCGTTCAAGTATACGTTCGTCCCGGGTCTCAATCCGGCGTACGTCGCGTTGGTGTTGGCTCCGCTAGTTACTGGCGCCATCGCCGCCATACTCGGGTGGTTCCTGTTCTACTCCGACGTGAAAGACGTCTACTTCGTCATCATCACCCTCGCACTGTCCGTGATTCTCGAACAGCTGGCGGTCAGCGTATCGAGCATCTTCGGCGGATTCAACGGAATCTACCTCCCCCGGATGGCGGTGTCGATTCCGGGGGTGTTCAGCTATCAACTCGCCAACGACCGGGTGTTCTACTACGTGGCTTTCGCGGCGCTCGTCGGTGGATACGCCCTCTGCCGACGGATCGTCCGCTCCGACTTCGGGGAGACGCTCCTCGCCATCAAGGAAAACGAGGAACGGACGAAGAGCCTCGGCTACAACACCGCTCGCTACAAGACGCAAGTGTTCACCGTCTCTGGGGCGCTTGCCGGCATCGCGGGCGCGCTGTACGCAACACTGTCACAGTTCGTCTCGCCGCCGCTGACCGGATTCGTCCTCTCGACGGAGGTTGTTATCTGGGTCGCGGTCGGTGGCCGGAACCTCCTGCTCGGCGCCATAACCGGTGGGCTCCTCGTCAACGCCGCATCGACCGGGCTGAGTTCTGCCCTCGCGGATCGCTACATCCTCATCCTCGGCCTGATCTTCATCGCGGTCGTGGTGACGTTCAAGAAAGGGGTAGTCGGCTATCTCGCTGAGCGCTACGACTGGGGTGAGAAACTGTGA
- a CDS encoding branched-chain amino acid ABC transporter permease, giving the protein MLALDFASIISQTLFATSILIVAALGLAIIFGMMGVINLAHGALITVGAYVAYTVTNAGFSLWTAFVIAPIVVALVGLIMERTVINRLYERPVDTLLATWGFALVIQELIKVIFGTSAQSVPNPYSTPVEVFGANLPQYRILLVGLAIVLLVVTYVTFKYTDFGIKSRAVIQNDEMAGMLGTDVRFVYMVTFMIGAGLAGLAGAAVSPIVGADPRTGLGYLVQSFFVVIVGGTGQLLAGTLGGSGLIGGSAAALSFVSSQTFAQTVVFAFAIIVIRIKPEGLFGGQ; this is encoded by the coding sequence ATGCTCGCGCTCGATTTCGCCAGTATCATCAGTCAGACCCTGTTCGCCACGTCAATTCTGATCGTCGCAGCGCTCGGACTCGCCATCATCTTCGGGATGATGGGCGTGATCAACCTCGCCCACGGTGCGCTGATAACTGTCGGGGCGTACGTCGCGTACACGGTGACGAATGCAGGCTTCAGCCTCTGGACCGCGTTCGTCATTGCACCGATCGTCGTCGCGCTCGTCGGGCTGATCATGGAGCGGACAGTCATCAATCGCCTCTACGAGCGCCCGGTCGACACGTTGCTGGCGACGTGGGGATTCGCGCTGGTGATCCAAGAACTGATCAAAGTCATCTTCGGGACGAGTGCACAGTCAGTTCCGAACCCCTACTCCACACCGGTCGAGGTGTTCGGTGCGAATCTACCACAGTATCGCATCCTCCTGGTCGGACTGGCCATCGTGCTCCTCGTGGTCACGTACGTGACGTTCAAATACACCGATTTCGGCATCAAATCCCGAGCGGTGATCCAGAACGACGAGATGGCCGGGATGCTCGGTACTGACGTTCGGTTCGTCTACATGGTGACGTTCATGATCGGAGCCGGGCTGGCGGGGCTCGCCGGGGCAGCCGTCTCGCCGATCGTGGGCGCCGACCCGAGGACTGGGTTGGGTTATCTCGTCCAGTCCTTCTTCGTGGTCATCGTCGGTGGAACGGGGCAGTTACTCGCCGGGACGCTCGGCGGCTCCGGTCTCATCGGCGGGTCCGCAGCGGCACTCTCGTTCGTGAGTTCCCAGACGTTCGCACAGACGGTCGTGTTCGCGTTCGCAATCATCGTCATTCGGATCAAACCCGAGGGACTGTTCGGAGGACAATAA
- a CDS encoding substrate-binding protein, giving the protein MSSQLVGKMYMWVIHRQGMSRNDDGQNRTTRLSRRRLIQSGAATTGLTALGGCLGGSGGGGSSGPVRVGVLSPLSGAWTVYGKAHRRGFELAMDEVNANGGINGRDVEVIVEDTQTDPKTVTEKAQKVIRQDNVDVVAGTFSSASRNAAAPVVTQEDKVLLYPTFYEGQDQENFPGTCNDLLFMFGIVPSQQAAPWMDHMTSEHGSNFYMVGSDYVWPRFTNKRVKANLQELGGNVVGEEYIPLGTSDFGSVLSRISNSDADIVFGTLTGTDTIAFAKQFYSRGLNEEFTYWTVDDEEFATQGKGPQAAHGTYVSFDYFHTIDTELNKQFVSKVQSEYGENAGMDTVGAAMYNAGHMFAKAANEVGSVNTDDIIGGLEGLSHTGPQGELKMREKDHQMVLPSYLTRVPESWSDTNDFEGMFEIIDKQESVTPETANCEFPLGKGN; this is encoded by the coding sequence ATGTCGTCTCAGCTAGTGGGCAAAATGTATATGTGGGTAATACATCGTCAGGGTATGTCACGTAATGACGATGGGCAGAATCGGACAACGCGATTGAGTCGGAGGCGACTCATACAGAGCGGAGCGGCGACAACTGGACTGACTGCACTGGGCGGGTGTCTCGGCGGGAGCGGTGGTGGCGGAAGTTCCGGACCGGTACGGGTCGGTGTACTCTCACCGCTGAGCGGCGCGTGGACGGTGTACGGGAAGGCTCACCGCCGTGGCTTCGAACTCGCGATGGATGAAGTCAACGCGAACGGGGGGATCAACGGGCGCGACGTGGAGGTCATCGTCGAGGACACCCAGACCGACCCCAAGACGGTGACAGAGAAGGCACAGAAAGTGATCCGACAGGACAACGTCGATGTGGTCGCCGGTACGTTCAGTAGTGCCTCGCGAAACGCCGCGGCACCGGTCGTGACCCAAGAGGACAAGGTGCTGCTCTACCCCACCTTCTACGAGGGTCAGGATCAAGAGAACTTCCCGGGGACGTGTAACGACCTGCTCTTCATGTTCGGCATCGTCCCCTCCCAGCAGGCGGCACCGTGGATGGACCACATGACCTCCGAACACGGGAGCAACTTCTACATGGTCGGGTCGGACTACGTCTGGCCGCGCTTCACGAACAAGCGGGTGAAAGCCAACCTCCAAGAACTCGGCGGCAACGTCGTCGGCGAGGAGTACATCCCGCTCGGCACCTCCGACTTCGGATCGGTGCTCTCGCGCATCTCTAACTCGGACGCCGACATCGTGTTCGGAACCCTCACCGGAACGGACACCATCGCGTTCGCCAAGCAGTTCTACAGCCGCGGCCTCAACGAGGAATTCACGTACTGGACGGTCGACGACGAGGAGTTCGCCACCCAGGGGAAGGGACCACAGGCCGCCCACGGGACGTACGTGAGCTTCGACTACTTCCACACCATCGACACGGAACTGAACAAGCAGTTCGTCAGCAAGGTCCAGTCGGAGTACGGCGAGAACGCGGGCATGGACACGGTTGGCGCCGCGATGTACAACGCTGGCCACATGTTCGCCAAGGCCGCGAACGAGGTTGGGTCGGTCAACACCGACGACATCATCGGCGGCCTCGAAGGACTCTCGCACACCGGGCCACAGGGCGAGTTGAAGATGCGCGAGAAAGACCATCAGATGGTCCTACCGTCGTATCTGACGCGCGTGCCCGAGAGTTGGTCGGACACCAACGACTTCGAGGGGATGTTCGAGATCATCGACAAGCAGGAGTCGGTGACACCGGAGACGGCGAACTGCGAATTCCCGCTCGGAAAGGGTAACTAA